In the Chaetodon trifascialis isolate fChaTrf1 chromosome 12, fChaTrf1.hap1, whole genome shotgun sequence genome, AGCTGGAGAAGACCTGACTGCTGCCGTGGGAGATGAGTGTTGAGCGGCGAGGAGGGGAGTACGTGGGGGACGGGGGAGGGACTAAAGTGCTCAGGAGGTGGCTGGAAGAGGTCCGTGTCATGGCAGAGTTTCTGGTTGAGCACAAGGCGACTCTGTAGTTTCTTCTTGATGGTGCTGCCCTTCCGAGGAGTGCCCACCTCCTCCCCATCTGTGTCCTCCTCATAAAAGGCAAAAGGGTCCAGGAGTTCCCCGTCAGGGAGGGGTAGCAGACGTGAACAGGGGGGAGATGGCGGAAGTTCATCTAGACCATTGGAAGCTTTCAGAGCTAGAGAGGGCACAGTTATGTTGAGAGCCACCGACTCCAGGTGAGCACGTGAGCGCATTTCCTCCAAAGCATCATGTTTCTTTTTCCGTTCCTTCTTGGGGATAAAACCCAGAACCTGCAGGTGGCTGTTACAGTATCTGGAAAACAAGAGCATATTCTCAGCATACTATACACATCTGTAACATACTGTTTTCTACgtggcacacatgcacacagacatacacacctGCGGTCCTCGGACTTGGGGATGGGGTTGGTACATCGCTGGCTGTTGTACTTGGCCACATATTCACATTGCTTGAAGGGAGCCGTCTTATCCTCCAGAACGTGCCGGATACAGAAAGCATAGCCATTTAGTCTGCGCTGCTTGCACAGCTTTGGGCTGTACGAGCACAACGGCTTATTGTCCACCTCTGAGAAGTGTATGTGTTTGCCTTCATACATCACGTGACTCTTGTCCTTGAGAACATCAGCTGATGGGATAAAGTCAGGGGAAACCAAGAATTAcatcaggaacacttcatacTGAGGAGGTAACCAGGCATGCATGTGCAGATTTAAGAGGCAGGGAACCTCTGCAACAGGTGACTTTCTGCCCAGCCTTTAGCTAATGTAGGTATTTAATGAGAATAAATGACATAATTCAAATAACTATGCAGTGTAATTtactgtgaaattatttttagtgtcatgttaaaaaaaatcaaatgacatTCCAAAACTTAGGACTGATTTCATGCGCGATTGGTTGTTTATTAAACTACTACATTGGTGCATGCAATGACTACTAAATAAATATTgtaatgaaatgtaaatatttaataaCTTTATGGTCTTGAGAAACGTTAATTCTCATTATTGACAAACTGCTTTTGCACCCTCTAATTTTCAGTCTCAATTTCTCACTGAGGACCGACTGATAACCAGACCAGGTATTTTTACTCAACAGTCCATTCAATTATCCTTCCACCTAACACTTAAAAGATAATATGATGGTGGAGAAACGGTATATTGCACGACAGCGGGCAGCACGATAAAGTTACAAGCTAGAAGACGGTCACTTGCTAGTGTGTAGGCAGCACTGAAACACTAGCTGAAGACTCGAAAAGTCAGAAGTCGCCTTTTTTGATTCAACATGACCGCTGCTTTTCACAAAACACAGCGCTTTCACAACGACACGCATACAAATAGGAACCTACAGATACATCACAATACACTGTTAGGATCATTGGAGCGTTAGCTGCCCAGCTTCAGCCGAATCTTAGCTGCTAATTTTCACTTTAAGTTAGTTTTGAGGGCGCCACGATTCTGACAACTGGGCTACATGTTGGACACACATAAGGGCGGGCTGGTTAAGTGTCGTTTACATTAGCCTGGGTTAATATTAACAACTTTAGGTAAATACTGAGAACGGGACAGGCAGCACGGATGTTGGCTAGCGTAACTACCAGGAGTCGGGGAGCTATGTTAGCTAGCTGGACAGATGTGAAACTTTTGATTTTAAACGTATTTATGTGTAAGATACACCCTTCTCTGAATCCAGAAAACACAGCATTACCCACCATCAAGCAGAAATACATATTATCAGCACTCAGCAGATGCGAAAATTCTAATTTAATAGTTAGCTAACAAGCTATcaaagctaaaaacacaaattggTAGGCGGTAGCTAACCAGGAAACGGAAACATCAGCATATGGTAACACTATAAAGGTCTAatttcagtttagttttatttagaaaaatgcGGGCGTAATCATAACATACAAACAATAATTGATCGGCCCCGGTCGTGTACTTctaatgtaaacaaacatgagacATTTATGGCCAAATACTTTCAAACAAAGGGTCTTCATACGAGGCTCAAGGCCTTTCCCCGAAGGCCTCTGTCATAATCGATAGGAAATACAGCCACTATCGTTACATAACGTGAAATTAGCAGACTACAAGACTTAAAACTGCCAACACTGCAAGACACCCCACACGTATTTAAGATACTGAGTCATTTGGCCTCATCACGAGGTATAAAATAAATGAGTCATTAGTTACAGGCCTCTTAGCTTCGATAGCACACCGGCCTCTCGTTGAGCGCCTGACCGACTGAAGCCTGTGCAAAACGGTACACTCAGAAATCGAGAGCGAGGCTGGATGCGATTTCGCTTACCTTGAATTGGTATGGGCTGTGTAAGGTATTCGCTCCAGATAGACGGCCGAAATGTCTATTAGAATCAGCTAGGCTATTTGCGCATCGATATTCGAGATACGATAGTAACAGTGATCTTCATCGAGCTCGGTATATCTTGAAATAAGGATGCATGTAAATATAGGCTATCCGGAGCAAATTACAAGCAGTAGGTAGGCTGCTGAGGATTTTTGTTGGAGCCACAGCAGACTCCTCACAGCACCACTACAGGCACTGCGGGGACATGACAACAATCCGCTCCACAACAACAACCTCTCCTACCATATTGGAAATTCAACTTTGTTAAAAGCCCTTACAGTGTAGAAGTGACATGTTAATCGCTTTATCGGTGAAATTACAGTTTGTGTGCAGGACAGTGCCCTTTACGTTTTCCACATTTGAAAGTGACTTCAGGCAGAGAGACCGAGAGGTCCGGCAAAGTGTTCCAGTGTAACATCCACCTGGACCACGGCTATCGTCTTCCATATGAATGAGTTACCAGCCCTGCTGTCACAGTGCTGCCGGCTGCTCACTGATGATGGACCACGTGCCAAGCAGATACAGGAGCtccagactggaaaagttgaGTCGGTATCACACGCACAACCAGAACAATAACATGCATGACACCAGCACATATTTGGATACTTTGaaaattgttattttttaaataagagCATAAATTTAAATGGGGTTTTGCAAAGATTCATTTGGCTTGCTAGAGAAAACTGGTTTATTAAATATCACACAAATGACTACATTTGTCATACTATTTACTCCAAATACCTTTAGGAAAATATAATCTGAACACATTAAATGTTAGTAATTTCACAGGAAAACGAGAAACTAGATTTCCTTTTGAAGGATAGGAATTTTAAATCTTTGGTCACACCTACTAAAATGTCAACGTACTAACAGgtgaaaagacaaactgtcAGGGTTGAATCTCTGGAGATCTGGTAAACCTAAGCTGACGTTTTTCACTCTGCAAGTAGCAAATACACATGTTTCTGCAGGTTAGTAAAGAATGCTAGTTTCATAAAGTGTAATGAGGCATCGACTATAGTAAAACACAAGTGCAAATAAATATGTTTCTAGGAATGTGCAAATAGCGGTATTGTGcgtataattttttttttcgtcCCATGGATTAAATGGCTATCTGCTGTGCTTTAGCATATGGCTGGCTCATCCACAGCTTGCGCTCCCTCTGTGACAGCTTTCACACACTTGGCCATCGTCTGGGAGGCTCTGCTTATCGGATCTGTGGGTAAAAATTGAGATCAGATTTAAACTCTGCACACCTGAACGACTGCAAAGTCCAAAAATCAACATAATAACTGATGTAACCAGATTGCATGAAGATAGGTATTTCAAACTCTATGTTTTAGGAGAAATGATTGAAGCATTATTCAATTTTTAGGGACAAATATGTCAATATGTTATATGTTACGGTATGAAACACCACCTTAGAAATTAAACGATAATGTCTGGGACAGTACGCTACTTAATTTTTGTTTCGCAGAATCAGTTAAAtttgtcataaaaacaaaaatgagatAAAATCCATCCACACTACCAACTTTAAACTCAGTAGCATCATGTTCACTTCACCTCAAATTCATAAAAGCACTGTTTCTAATTAAATTCCGTCATATTCTGAGAGAAAGTCGCTATCAGAGACTACAAAATATTATGCCGTTTGTTTAAGTGAAGTCAACTACACAATCATCAGCTGTCCAACATTTATCATAGTGGCTGGCCTTCttaacagcagcagaagtaACAAAACACTTTCTTTAATAGGAAGCACAGCAGTAAACACCACTAAATCTTTGTCTGAGCTCAGAGAGCGAGATTTGGCTTTGTCCTTGAAAGAACCCTTCCTCTGATGACTAACATGTAAACAGGTCACCAATAATGATTACTTTATGCAATGATTAGGTATTTTGTCTGAGTTGTCCATTGGATTTatctcatttaaaaaatgtaacagCAATGAGGGCAGAAAAGGGCACACGGCACATTAGCTTCAGCCATAAAAGCTGTAATATGTGCCATTAGCATTGGTATTACTATATTAGTATTTCtcctgatgaaaatgaaataaacataaCTATATTGAAATTATGGAACTGATGAGGATTCTGGAGCGAAATTACCATTTAGAGTACCATTTTTACCAGTGACCCACCTGTCATATAGAAGTCCTTCACAGTAAGTTGTGGAGGGACTAAAGGACCACTAAGGACAGCCTGGTTCACTGCCTGAAAGGGATAAGCCAGATACCACCATCATCAGAGTGTGAAACAAACTAAAATGAAGCTTTATTAGTTACCTCCTCTGTGATCAACTTAACACATGCTAGAGGAAGATGACGGCTGACCTGTGACAGCTCATTAGCCTGCTTAAAGTAGTTGGCCTCCTCAACATCATCATATCGCACCAGATTTGGGGAAACCTCTGCCAGTCTATCACGCACTTCATCAAGGGTGTCATATGGCAGAGTCACTCCAGCAAGCTTAAAAAGGGGACGGAAACAACAGACAGCATTTAGCCttatttgttcctttttttataTAACATGATTATGTGTTATTGCAGTTCACCTCAGATATGGCTCTGATGATCCTCCAGTCCTCTCTAGCCATGCCCGGACAAGTCACAGCCACTTTGGTCTGCTGGGCACGGCCTTCAGTGTTCACATAGGTGCTACATTTCTCAGTATATGCAGCTCCAGGGAGTATGATATCAGCCATGGGTGCACCAACATCACCATGGTGACCTGGGCAGTTATGGCACAGAGGATTGAAATTGACCAGGAAAACGTTTACTGCTCCTTGACATAGATTCTGTTAGTCTCTACTGGAGGGATGTATATCACTTCTGGTATTTTGATTATGGTGATGGAGAGCACTTGGTTCAAAATCTCTGAAAGGTGTACAGCTGGGTTTAGATATGTGACTATGAAGCATACAGCAGATGCTGTACTACTGTCATACTCGTCATGCATTCATTTAGGTTTCTTTCACATTTACTCAGATCTTTCTTTGGGCTCTCTTCTGTACAAGCAAAATGTTATATGACAGAAAATGCACCGCCTCGCTCAGATTccatgcataaattaatgtgaCTGAAagagcttctgctgctgtgcagtcAAACAGCTGACCTTGATAAATTATGAAGCTATCCTTAGGGAGGTCTTGGCGAGTAATGCAGCCAGCATCAGCTCCTAGTAGGAACAGAAGTTTGGGTGGGTTCTTTCTGATAGCCTCCACTCCTGGCTTGTACCCAAGATCAAGTGCAGCCACTTGACTGGCAACCCTGAAgacacaggaaaaacagcacTTGTATATCAGTAAAAACCCCTCTTGAACACTGTCCTGTTACTGAAAGCTAATCTAATTTTCCAAGACTGTGACCTGTGAAGCACATTGAGAACCTTCCAGTTTTCCTCCACGCCGCTGCTGACACGAGCGTTTTGTGCAATGGTTGACACAGCAGCCATTATTGCAGCCccatcctctctctgcaggcagCTGCTACCAACCACAACAACAGGATGCTTCGCTTTAGCCAAGACCTGGAAGAGAACATAAAATACCCCAAATTAGGAAGAGGCACTCAAGTTGCTTGATAACATTCATTGTATTACTGAAAGTGCTCAGTCTTACCTGGGAAAACGGGTGAGTTCCTGATGCAATTTCTTGAAGAACTTTGGCAGACTCCCCAAGATGGTCGTAAGTGTAACTTAGGTCCACTTCCTTTCCCAAAAGAGCCACTTGTAGCTCATTGTGCAGCCAGCTGAATGAGAGGTACCAAGATCATATCAAAgaacatgcatgtttttgtttaacaTCACTCAGATTTACCAGTTCTACATTTTTCCACATCCACACTGTATTTACAGCATTGAACTTACCTCTTTCTGATTCGTGCATTGAAGAGAGGAGCCTCGTAGCGTGGGTTTGTGCCAACTAGAAGCAGCAGGTCAGCTTCTTCAATGCCAGCAATCCCAGTGTTTAGGAGATAGTTTGAACGCAGGTCAGATCTAAACAAGCAAAGGTAAAAGCAGAAACCTAACATCAGCGCTAGCTCAACTGGCTTTGACGCATTTTTCGTTTCACTCTGTTTGTGGTCTTACCCAGCACCAGCCATTGGGAACACCTCTTCAGTGCACAGATTGTCACTATTCAAACGATTCAGCATGTCTTTCAGGGAAATGAGAGCCTCTGCATCCACCAAGCCTccgacaacagcagcaacatcattTCCTTCAACTCCCTGCaactgtcaaataaaacagatgCTATGGTCAGGGCTCAGGGCTGCCTACTGTAGACTGAAACCACAAGTTGTAAAGTATCATCCATTATTACAGAAAGTCATTTCATCACAAAGTACATACTGCTCCAGCAACTCGAGTCAGCACATCCTCCCAAGTTGTGGGAACCAACTGCCCAGACTCGTTCTTCACCATTGGCTGAGTAAGCCTCTGCCTCTTGAGCCCATCATAAGCAAATCTGTCACGATGGAAGCAAAGAAGAGTTCAGCACTGATCATCATTCACAAATCTATATCTGTCAGGCAAACTGTGCGCAATAAGAGAGGAACCTGGTTTTGTCTGAGATCCACTCCTCATTAATATCCTCATTAAGACGAGGCAGGATTCTCATCACCTCGCCCCCACGAGTGCTCACCACAATGTTACTGCCCACAGCATCCAGAACATCAATGGATTCGGTCTTCCTGCCGGGACACCAAAGAGAATACGTGAGTGTAAAATCTAACTGTTCACCTCTAAAAAGTTTATCAAAATGTACAAGACAAAGCAGAAACCTGGTCTCCCAAGGGCGAGCAGTGAATGCATATGGTTTAGAGGTCAGGGCCCCCACTGGGCATATATCAATGACATTCCCAGACAACTCTGACATGAACATCTTCTCCACATAGGTCCCAATCTGCAGGTCATTGCCTCTGCCAGTAGTACCCAGGTCCTCCACACCTGCAATCTCACTGGCAAAGCTgcaggagcaaaaaaaaaaaaaaaagcagaacaacCTTATTTTCATATTCTTCTTATTCTTAACTACAAGTCAACTTACTCAAATACTGATGTGAGACTCACCGCACACAGCGAGTGCACTGGATACAACGAGTCATAATGGTTTTGATGAGGGGGCCAATGTTTTTGTCCTCCACAGCTCGTTTGCCCTCTGTGAAGCGGCTCCTGTCACTGCCAAACTGCATGGACTGGTCCTTCAAACAAAAAGGTATTCTGTCTCAGTAGTCAATCTAAAATGATCAATTCtaaagaaaacagtgtttgtCAATCACACACTCAAGTCTACGAAGAACACAGGTGGTGATTAACTTTACCTGTAGGTCACATTCTCCCCCCTGATCACAAATGGGACAGTCCAATGGGTGGTTAGCCAGCAGGAACTCCATCACACCCTCTCTGTCAGAACAGTTAACATCAGTGAATATCTGAGTAAATAATTTCACATTGCTTTCATACAAGGTAATGTCAGCTTTTATGTTTTTGCTTGGGAGAGATGTGGGTCATCATATCACCTCTGTTAAAATCCTGTTAGAATTACAGAGCAGTATTAACTCTACATCACAGAGGTGGACATCACTGGAGAAGCACAAAGTCTTTTTGAGTTTGCTTCTACCTGGcctttcttgttttgtcagagTTGGTCAAAATGTTCCAGCCCTTCATCACTGGCATAGCACAAGCTGCCACTGGCTGCAAGATAGATGAAGCACGATTACTGAGTATTTAAAGTAAGCACAGTAGTGTCTTAATAGTTTGTCATAATCTGTCTCgaatcaaaacagaaaacacacacatatacagtctAAAACAAACCTTAGGAACTTTCTCGATCTCCACAAGACACATGCGACAGTTTCCAGCAACCGACAGGCGCTCATGGTAGCAAAAGCGAGGAATCTGCATTCCTACCTTCTCACATGCCTGAGACAAAATTGAGTCACAATGTTAAATCTGATATTATAACCCCACTCTTATGGAGTCTTATGCACTGTTACGTGTGCATGAATTTACAGTGTTACCTGCAGCACAGTGGTTCCTGGCTCCACCATGACAGGCTTCCCATCCACAAACACCTCCAGAAGGTTATGGGCGGTTGCTGTTGCTGTCGCTGCGGTGCGAGCTtcaagcacagacacaaaatCTCTTTGTAAATctccacattttctctctgtccgaGGACTGTTACTTTCAATACAGAAAAGTCTTATAGCtcatcatcatttctgtcacatAGAGTTGATTCCTGGTATTTCAAAGTAAGCGATCATTGCCACTGACAACGTTTAGTTAAATTGAGCCAGCAACAGCCTGGCACCAAATGTGGCGACTGGCAAATCTGTAATCCTGCCTATAATCCATCATCGGATATAAGGGCCAAGGGTTCTGGTTCCTGCACACCAACACAATGGGTGTTCTGCAGGAATACAAGACACGTATTGTACGTAACAAAGGCACAATCAATTAACCGGTGGATGAAAGGGCATACTGATACCATTGTTAGTTGCGGCCGCACCTCCTTTGGTAATAGCTGCTGGAAAGAGGCTCCGGCTCACAACAGGCAAACGCAACATGCTGgaagagaggcacagagagaggtagCATCACGTGTAAGGTCTAGCTCTTCTGGTCCACACACTTTTTCAAGTGTCCCCAAGGCTTTGAGATATCCAGCGTTAATATGTGATTTTAGAACGGGGGAACCATAAAACCTCCATACAACGACATAAACAGaagtaacgttagctagctaacgttacctAATTTAGCAGCCACTTTATACTGCGACGTATAGTTTATGACATGTCTATACTATTCACCGTGAACTTTACAACTCTCTACAGGTATAAATAAATGTACTATGTTTCGAGACCCCGCACAGTGTCGGAAATCTGACGATATAACAAATTAACTCAAGGTAACGTTAAACTAAGTGGTGTGCCAAGCTAACGGTAGCAAAGACTGCTGTCATTCATCGTAAGCCGACTGTGTTAGCTCGCAGCATTGTTACAACGATATTAAAACGTTGCTCCATGATGAATATAAACTGACACTGTAACGCAGTATTTTTAACGTCTGACACGTTAAATTCAAGCCTTCATACGTAGCACACCCTGCTACAAACGAGCTAACGTGAATGTAATCTATAACGTCACGTCAACTGAATTCCAGACTGCTAATTTGACCAGATTATTCGAATTTCAGAAGCCATTTCTATTGATCGTTCAGCACCAGTCGTGTCCGGACTATAAATTGTCCACAGTTGTAATAATATTTCCTAAACTCTACCGTGACCACTTACTTACCTTGCCAGTGTTTGTCCTCATGAGACTGCCTGCGACGCAGATTGCGCACTGTCTTGTTATTGTGCTGCGTCACGGATTAAGTAATCCTGCAACATTGTACCATAATCCAAATAGAAAGGCTAGTTTTCTGCAAATACTGGCTAATCTAATGGTACAGGTATTTAACACCAGCCATTAACAGTTATGTAAACCCTCCCCTTAACAGAAACTCAACTCACTTTCACCAATTTGTGGCATGCTTGGCTGTGCAGCAGGGCTTTCCCCTCCATCAAGTTACTTCACATCCAGGTTAGAGACCAGATTGCATTCAATTAAAAAGATGGACATCTACTAGAGTTGTACATAGGGTGCCATGAGGGCACTCTGATTGTGGCTGATGAAGGGGGTGTGGAGTGTTTGCTTCCAGACTTTATTGTAGGTATTCAACCCAGCAACCTTCCTGTCACAAGATGATAAGTAACAGTGATGTAATCCATACAAGTCAGAGTTCACCAGAAAGAAATAACAGGAAATGGTTGAATCCGTAAACATCCCCTCAGGAAGTGGAATTATATTCACATCTGGGTTTGCAGCAGCCTGGTGTATACTCATTAGGCCTGTGTAAATCCACCTGGAGATCCAGTCTGTGTGTACGAGAAACTTCAAAGCGTATTCTTTACTGCTGTTACAATGACAGACTCTTCTAGCatcaagtcaaacaaaacaaagattttcaaacacagcaggtTTTTAGAAGAAGACATTTATTAAGATAAATGCTATTTACATGGAATATATTAGAATAAAAACTTTCAACTAGtgtaaaaatcttaaaaaatatTAATAGGTGACTAGCAGCCAATATAAAACTgtataaaaacataataatgtTAGATTACAAATAGATATATGCAGCATATCTCATCTTTAGGAAGCAAAGATGTCATGCCTCGAGagtacaacaataacaaaaatcagcaaataCATAAGATGCATTTGATATAAGCAACTAATAATTACTTTCATTAGCAATTAATCTGTTAATGTTTTTCCTAGTCtataaaatgagagaaaatagtgaaaaatgcctgtCACATTTGAgagcaacagtccaaaacacaaagatttcAGTTCACTATCatagaagaaaaaagaaattcaaagaGCAAATTCTCACagttgagaagctggaaccagagaatgctttggattttcattttcattgcatttcatttgattttgaccTCTTGTCTGCAAATCACTTGGgtcatgcaaatgaaaaataagtgGAAAGATATGAACATAATGGGCACGTTATACACAGCTCTGCTCAGCTTTTCCGTTGAGAATAATTACAAATAACTCTGTTGAAATGAAGCAAAATAGGAAACTCTTAATActgcagctggaaaaaaaacagctatgGTAATCCCCACATTTAAGGTTCAGTAATAGCCAGTCTTGCCCTCATGCATTTCATGGACAACTACTACAGTCTGAGGGTGGTTGTAATCATAGAGCTGATGACTCCACAGGTTCCTCTGGGACACTGTCCTGGTGAACTCCTGGCACAGACTCCATCTCAGTGGCAGAGATTGACTGGCTGAGCTCTCTCAGTGAACTCTTAGTTAAGTCAAAGCATGCCCGCTTCAGGATATGACGCACCTTTTTGCCCAGAAGCATATACAGCAAGGGATTAATGCAGCTGTTAAAAAAGCCTAAGCTAGTGGCGAGAGGAAAGCCGGCTTTCAGTATGTGGTGTAGGTATAATGAGGAATGTATGGATAACTCCATCAAGCTAAAAGTATGAAAAGGTGCCCAGCATAAAAAGAAGGCCAGAATTACTGCAGACACTGTTTTTGAGAAGCTGGACAGACGAACCGAGCCCCCAGATTGATTCACTTTGACTGTTAGAAGGATGCCCGTCACACATATAGCAGTAAAAGGCAGAAGGAATCCCACTGTGGTCCGAATGGCCACTATTATAATGTGTCTCATGGCCACTGTGTGTCCGTCCTGTGCATGGAAGTTGTTGAAGCACACCACCTTATCGTGTAAGCGCATGGTGTCACGAAAAATCAGTGCCGGGCAGCTCATGACAGCAGCTAGCACCCATATGCAACTACAGATGACCCAGGCTCTCTGTACAGTGCGGTACCTCTGAGACCAGTTGAGGTGGACCAGAGAAACATATCTGTCTATGCTGAGGACTGTGAGAAAGAGCACGCTGGCGTACATGTTCATCACGGACACAAATGAGTTAAGCTTACACATGGCCAGACCAAAGTCCCAGTGGAAGTCCCGCAGTATGTAATCAATGTAGAACGGTaggaaaagcacaaacacaaagtctgCGATGGCTAGATTGAGCAACCAGACACTGTTGACAGTCTTTTTGCTTTTAAACACTGTCACCCAAATCACAGTTCCATTTCCAATCAGACCAAGCACAAAGGAAATAATGTAGATGACCACTGAGATAATGTGCATCGTTTCCCTCTGCTTGTGTTCCACTTTAAGCTCCTCCAAGTCGCCGTACTCCAGGTAGTACTCATAGGTGTAGTTTCCATAGTCCTCGCCGGAATCACCCATTGCTGCAACATCAGTAATGAAGTTATCTTTGGGAAGCTCGTGATAAGATGCATTCCTTCAAAATGATCCATAAACACAGTAGCTTATACAAATATCCATATATTCTAATCAACCTCTAACATGTCCTCACCTCACACTCTTTGTGATTATGCTGGGCTGTCCTCCAAAAGGTTCCTGACCCTCTTTCTGTTCATTCAGTTCCTGTGTTGAAGTTAAGACTGGGTGTGTCCTGACTGTGTCCCTGGAACATAATGTCAACATCCATTTGGATCAACAATGTGGATAGTGAGATGCCTCACAGACAAGGCTGAAAGAGCCCTCAACTTATGATTCATATCGTTTGTCCTGCAAGTAAACATGGGACAATTGGCAAATACTGTATTGTTGCACAATGCTCATCTTTTCCGAGGTTATCACCAGCCAAGCAGccggctgttttttttttttcacatatcACCAATATTTGTATCTTCGCCAAGGCCAAAATGGAGCATATCACCACTTCAACTTTTATGTGCGCCACATTAAATCTTCACCTTTTAAGAATTAATGGTCTGAGATGAAAGTTATTTGAGTCACAGTCACATTTTTATTGGACTGTTTCTAGTCTCAATTGCATAATACAAGATTATTATTCATATGTAGCCAATgaataaactgaaaaacaaaagttgaAGCAAACAATACAATGAAAAGAAGGACTTAAAGTACCAGAATGATATTAAGAACATGATTTAAATCTCA is a window encoding:
- the LOC139339994 gene encoding NADH-ubiquinone oxidoreductase 75 kDa subunit, mitochondrial-like is translated as MLRLPVVSRSLFPAAITKGGAAATNNARTAATATATAHNLLEVFVDGKPVMVEPGTTVLQACEKVGMQIPRFCYHERLSVAGNCRMCLVEIEKVPKPVAACAMPVMKGWNILTNSDKTRKAREGVMEFLLANHPLDCPICDQGGECDLQDQSMQFGSDRSRFTEGKRAVEDKNIGPLIKTIMTRCIQCTRCVRFASEIAGVEDLGTTGRGNDLQIGTYVEKMFMSELSGNVIDICPVGALTSKPYAFTARPWETRKTESIDVLDAVGSNIVVSTRGGEVMRILPRLNEDINEEWISDKTRFAYDGLKRQRLTQPMVKNESGQLVPTTWEDVLTRVAGALQGVEGNDVAAVVGGLVDAEALISLKDMLNRLNSDNLCTEEVFPMAGAGSDLRSNYLLNTGIAGIEEADLLLLVGTNPRYEAPLFNARIRKSWLHNELQVALLGKEVDLSYTYDHLGESAKVLQEIASGTHPFSQVLAKAKHPVVVVGSSCLQREDGAAIMAAVSTIAQNARVSSGVEENWKVLNVLHRVASQVAALDLGYKPGVEAIRKNPPKLLFLLGADAGCITRQDLPKDSFIIYQGHHGDVGAPMADIILPGAAYTEKCSTYVNTEGRAQQTKVAVTCPGMAREDWRIIRAISELAGVTLPYDTLDEVRDRLAEVSPNLVRYDDVEEANYFKQANELSQAVNQAVLSGPLVPPQLTVKDFYMTDPISRASQTMAKCVKAVTEGAQAVDEPAIC
- the cmklr2 gene encoding chemerin-like receptor 2 translates to MGDSGEDYGNYTYEYYLEYGDLEELKVEHKQRETMHIISVVIYIISFVLGLIGNGTVIWVTVFKSKKTVNSVWLLNLAIADFVFVLFLPFYIDYILRDFHWDFGLAMCKLNSFVSVMNMYASVLFLTVLSIDRYVSLVHLNWSQRYRTVQRAWVICSCIWVLAAVMSCPALIFRDTMRLHDKVVCFNNFHAQDGHTVAMRHIIIVAIRTTVGFLLPFTAICVTGILLTVKVNQSGGSVRLSSFSKTVSAVILAFFLCWAPFHTFSLMELSIHSSLYLHHILKAGFPLATSLGFFNSCINPLLYMLLGKKVRHILKRACFDLTKSSLRELSQSISATEMESVPGVHQDSVPEEPVESSAL